Proteins from a genomic interval of Scylla paramamosain isolate STU-SP2022 chromosome 26, ASM3559412v1, whole genome shotgun sequence:
- the LOC135113656 gene encoding lysosomal alpha-mannosidase-like isoform X3, with the protein MTQPQESWLLGVVLLLATATTTHQANPSCHPVKEGMLNVHLVCHTHDDVGWLKTVDQYFYGAHNSIQRAGVQYILDSVVDALLKNPDRKFIYVESAFFFRWWNEQTPERKDVVKSLVRSGQLEFIGGGWCMNDEATAHYNAIIDQMTLGLVKLNETFGEAARPTVAWQIDPFGHSREQASIFAQMGFDGLFFGRLDHDDKNHRWDTHTMEMMWQGSQNLGDAAWLFTGVLPRGYSPPVGFCFDILCSDEPIMDDPRLHDYNVDKKVDAFIKAAKAEGEGYATKHIIMTMGEDFNYQEAGMWMSNLDKLIRYVNKRQSSGSQVNVLYSTPSCYLSALHDANQTWTSKTDDFFPYASGNHSYWTGYFTSRPTLKGYVRQTNGILQAVKQVASLLGMGHSEGLETLKEAMGVLQHHDAVSGTEKQHVADDYSERLAIGTKAALGVMGQALSKLQPVEALQKEKEKDGGTFHFCPLLNISSCPITESSSAFIMTVYNPIARPISHYVRLPVPSDTAYKVTDYKGNAVKAQLVPIPKPVLSIPGRHSTAAYELVFQATDIPPLGFLRYHIKRTSSYRILRQQISKTHSHVLGGDDPIELSGDENLAISVDPKTGLLERVGAVRPGPIQMIPVSQNFLVYPGMAGNNTKEQYRASGAYIFRPNATEAREIAKKVNVVTVEGPLVYEVHQEWGPWVSQVIRSYMGHLNLEMEWLVGPIPIRDKIGLEVVSRVDWSSITTGNTFYTDSNGREMLKRVKDYRPTWRLHNLEPVAGNYYPVNSRLILDNGPDFRAAILTDRSQGGTSLNPGQMELMVHRRLFYDDAFGVGEPLNETQFGEGLVARGKHYLLHSSFASPECDFGCLHRTLGEELLLPPLYAFEETSALAHTWTNTAVNKWGGLGMNLPSNVHLLTLEPWGDNLLLLRLEHMYEKGESDTHSSPVTVSLKGLLADWAITGVEEMILSANLRKKDEHRLKWKVKTTSTAQASPSEQHRTNNIVHHQDPLSVTLGPMEIRTFVLTVKKASSRF; encoded by the exons ATGACCCAGCCACAAGAGTCCTGGCTGCTTGGGGTGGTCCTGCTTCtggccactgccaccaccacccaccaggcCAACCCG TCATGCCACCCAGTGAAGGAAGGCATGCTCAACGTCCACCTGGTCTGCCACACTCACGATGATGTTGGCTGGCTCAAGACTGTGGACCAGTACTTTTATGGAG caCATAACAGCATCCAGCGTGCAGGGGTGCAGTACATCCTGGATTCAGTGGTGGATGCACTGCTCAAGAACCCTGACCGCAAGTTCATCTATGTGGAGTCTGCCTTCTTCTTCAGGTGGTGGAACGAGCAGACGCCAGAAAGGAAGGATGTGGTCAAG AGTCTGGTCAGGTCGGGTCAGCTAGAGTTCATCGGAGGTGGGTGGTGCATGAATGACGAGGCAACCGCACACTACAATGCCATCATTGACCAGATGACGCTGGGCCTGGT GAAACTCAATGAGACCTTTGGGGAGGCAGCCAGACCCACGGTGGCCTGGCAGATTGACCCCTTCGGCCACTCCAGGGAACAG GCCAGCATCTTCGCTCAGATGGGATTCGATGGCCTTTTCTTTGGCCGTCTGGATCACGATGATAAGAACCATCGCTGGGACACTCACACCATGGAGATGATGTGGCAGGGCAGCCAGAACCTTG GGGATGCAGCCTGGCTGTTCACTGGAGTGCTGCCTCGCGGGTACTCACCTCCTGTTGGCTTCTGCTTTGACATCCTGTGCTCAGATGAACCGATCATGGATGACCCAAGACTCCACGACTACAATGTGGACAAGAag GTTGATGCATTCATAAAGGCAGCCAAGGCAGAGGGTGAGGGTTACGCCACCAAGCACATCATTATGACCATGGGCGAGGATTTCAATTACCAGGAGGCAGGAATGTGGATGTCCAACCTGGACAAGctgatcag GTATGTCAACAAACGTCAGTCCAGTGGGTCACAGGTCAATGTGCTGTATTCCACCCCGTCATGCTACCTGTCAGCACTGCACGACGCAAACCAAACCTGGACCTCCAAGACTGATGATTTCTTCCCCTACGCATCAGGCAACCATTCCTACTGGACCGGATACTTCACCTCCCGGCCCACACTCAAAGGATATGTCCGCCAGACCAATGGTATCCTTCAG GCAGTGAAACAGGTGGCTTCCCTGCTGGGGATGGGCCACAGTGAGGGCCTGGAGACCCTGAAGGAGGCAATGGGCGTCCTGCAGCACCACGATGCTGTGTCCGGGACTGAGAAGCAGCATGTGGCAGATGACTACAGTGAGAGGCTGGCAATCGGCACCAAAGCAGCACTAGGGGTGATGGGGCAGGCACTCAG CAAGTTGCAGCCAGTTGAGGCAttgcagaaggagaaggagaaggatgggggAACTTTTCACTTCTGCCCATTACTCAACATCTCCAGCTGCCCTATCACTGAGTCCTCGTCAGCCTTCATCATGACTGTCTACAACCCCATCGCCCGGCCCATCAGCCACTACGTCAGGCTGCCCGTGCCCAGTGACACGGCCTACAAGGTTACTGACTATAAag GTAATGCAGTAAAGGCCCAACTTGTCCCCATCCCCAAGCCAGTTTTGTCTATCCCTGGCCGACACTCCACCGCTGCCTATGAGCTCGTCTTCCAAGCCACAGACATTCCTCCACTGGGCTTCCTGCGCTACCACATTAAGCGTACATCCAGTTACCGCATCCTCCGCCAGCAGATTTCTAAGACTCACTCCCATGTCCTGGGTGGAGATGACCCTATTGAGCTGTCTGGAGATGAG AACCTTGCCATCTCAGTGGACCCCAAGACTGGCCTACTCGAGAGGGTGGGAGCGGTGCGGCCCGGACCCATTCAGATGAttcct GTGAGCCAAAACTTCCTAGTGTACCCAGGCATGGCAGGCAACAACACCAAGGAGCAGTACAGGGCATCAGGAGCCTACATCTTCCGCCCCAATGCCACAGAGGCCCGGGAGATTGCCAAGAAGGTCAATGTTGTCACTGTGGAAG GGCCGTTGGTGTATGAGGTGCACCAGGAGTGGGGGCCATGGGTGAGTCAAGTTATACGCTCCTACATGGGCCACCTCAACCTGGAGATGGAGTGGCTGGTGGGGCCTATTCCTATCAG GGACAAGATTGGGCTGGAGGTGGTGAGCCGTGTGGACTGGTCTTCCATCACCACTGGTAACACTTTCTACACTGACTCCAACGGAAGGGAGATGCTGAAGC GTGTGAAGGACTACCGGCCCACCTGGCGCTTGCATAACCTTGAGCCTGTCGCCGGCAATTACTACCCAGTCAACTCTCGTCTCATCCTAGACAATGGCCCAGATTTCAGGGCCGCCATACTCACTGACCgctcccag GGTGGCACATCCCTCAACCCAGGACAGATGGAGCTCATGGTCCACCGGCGCCTCTTCTATGATGATGCCTTTGGGGTGGGCGAGCCTCTCAATGAGACACAGTTTGGGGAGGGTTTGGTGGCTCGTGGCAAGCACTACCTCCTCCACAG CTCCTTTGCAAGCCCGGAGTGTGACTTCGGCTGCCTACACCGCACGCTTGGAGAggagctgctgctgccgccactcTATGCCTTTGAAGAAACCTCTGCCTTAGCACATACCTGGACCAACACAGCTGTCAACAAG TGGGGCGGCCTGGGGATGAATCTGCCATCCAACGTGCACCTGCTCACGCTGGAGCCATGGGGGGACAACCTGCTGCTGTTGCGCCTCGAACACATGtatgagaagggagagagtgacacACACAGCAGCCCTGTCACTGTGTCCCTCAAG GGACTTTTGGCAGACTGGGCTATCACTGGTGTGGAGGAAATGATTCTCTCAGCAAACCTCCGGAAGAAGGACGAGCACCGACTCAAGTGGAAGGTGAAGACAACCAGCACAGCACAGGCCAGTCCCAGTGAGCAGCACAGGACCAACAATATCGTGCACCACCAGGACCCGCTCAGCGTGACTCTCGGCCCCATGGAGATCCGCACCTTTGTCTTGACAGTGAAGAAAGCATCATCAAGGTTCTAG